From the genome of Campylobacter magnus, one region includes:
- a CDS encoding RluA family pseudouridine synthase: MSDEVLFQKIVCNDAQRLDSFLARFLGEILPGASRSSISAAIKAGLVSVNKKAVLKPSHKLKINDEVLVKKSRIPSENSRIPSENSRISSELFEKIKIIYEDDDILVISKPSGLVVHEASSLKGESTLVDFLKQSGRQLATLGGEFRAGIVHRLDRYTSGVMVVAKSDFASAELSSQLQQKTASRIYIALCDLPLKQNCVVERAIGRCENNRLKKAVYPLGKNGAKYAKSAFCNIFLDEVQNSQNSPQKNTPNIIAAKLFTGRTHQIRVHLSSINRHILGDVLYGFKGSCDIMRVFLHGYILELKHPRTGQMMSFCAPLEDDFAALTGVDTRTLNEKLTKNFVLSCFEPINQWLCLS, encoded by the coding sequence GTGAGTGATGAAGTTTTATTTCAAAAAATCGTCTGTAATGATGCGCAAAGGCTTGATAGTTTTTTGGCTAGGTTTTTAGGCGAAATTTTGCCCGGGGCATCTCGCTCTAGCATTTCAGCAGCGATAAAAGCAGGACTTGTAAGCGTAAATAAAAAGGCTGTTTTAAAGCCATCTCATAAACTAAAAATAAACGATGAAGTGCTAGTAAAAAAATCTAGAATTCCTAGTGAGAATTCTAGAATTCCTAGTGAGAATTCTAGAATTTCTAGTGAGCTTTTTGAAAAAATCAAGATTATTTATGAAGATGATGATATTTTGGTAATCTCAAAGCCCTCAGGGCTAGTAGTCCACGAGGCTAGCTCGCTAAAAGGCGAGAGTACTTTGGTGGATTTTTTAAAGCAAAGCGGCAGGCAGCTAGCCACGCTTGGTGGAGAGTTTAGAGCTGGGATTGTCCATAGGCTTGATCGTTATACAAGTGGCGTAATGGTCGTAGCAAAAAGCGATTTTGCTAGTGCAGAACTAAGCTCACAGCTGCAGCAAAAGACTGCTTCTCGCATCTATATCGCACTTTGCGATTTGCCACTTAAGCAAAATTGCGTAGTAGAAAGAGCCATTGGCAGATGTGAAAACAACAGGCTAAAAAAGGCTGTCTATCCGCTAGGTAAAAACGGCGCAAAATACGCAAAATCAGCCTTTTGTAATATTTTTTTAGATGAAGTTCAAAACTCGCAAAACTCACCTCAAAAAAACACGCCAAATATCATCGCAGCAAAGCTCTTCACAGGCAGAACGCATCAAATAAGAGTTCACTTATCTAGCATAAATCGCCATATTTTAGGCGATGTTTTATATGGTTTTAAGGGCTCTTGCGATATAATGAGAGTTTTTTTACACGGCTATATTTTAGAGCTAAAACACCCACGCACAGGGCAAATGATGAGCTTTTGCGCACCTTTAGAGGATGATTTTGCCGCACTTACTGGTGTGGATACAAGGACTTTAAATGAAAAACTTACTAAAAACTTTGTGCTTTCTTGCTTTGAGCCTATTAATCAGTGGCTGTGCCTTAGCTAG
- a CDS encoding FtsW/RodA/SpoVE family cell cycle protein has protein sequence MILLDRRLWSHFDFISPCLIIPIIILSHMLISDSSDFLASKQLVYFGFGAVAFLAFFLLPLRRLEWLIPLFFWFCVVLLLGVEFFGVSKLGAKRWLEIPFVHFTIQPSEIMKPAFIMMIAYLIKKRPPGPDGYGLKSFVKFSFYIMVPFALILKEPDLGSALILLISGYGILFLVGVDKRIWITLAAIIAISAPVLYDYGLRDYQKKRIADFLGEPSYQVRQSVIAIGNGGLWGKSEDEATQSKFKFLPISTSDFIFAYTIERHGFVGALVLLGLYGALIAHFLSLVWRFRRDHFASGVSAGIAMLIFIYVSVNVLMTIGFAPVVGVPLPFYSYGGSSFITFMCLFGIMQNLITFRYDPEYNKLLKIKF, from the coding sequence TTGATTTTGCTTGATAGAAGGCTTTGGTCGCATTTTGATTTTATTTCGCCTTGTTTAATCATACCTATAATCATACTTTCGCATATGCTAATTAGCGATAGTAGCGATTTTCTGGCTAGCAAGCAGCTTGTGTATTTTGGCTTTGGGGCGGTGGCTTTTTTGGCATTTTTCTTGCTGCCGCTGCGCAGGTTAGAGTGGCTGATACCGCTTTTTTTCTGGTTTTGTGTGGTGCTACTTTTGGGGGTTGAGTTTTTTGGCGTTAGCAAGCTTGGTGCCAAGCGCTGGCTAGAAATCCCTTTTGTACATTTTACCATCCAGCCTAGCGAGATTATGAAGCCAGCGTTTATAATGATGATTGCTTATCTTATTAAAAAGCGTCCGCCAGGCCCAGATGGCTATGGTTTAAAAAGCTTTGTGAAATTTAGCTTTTATATTATGGTGCCTTTTGCGCTGATTTTAAAAGAACCTGACCTTGGTTCAGCGTTAATCTTGCTTATTAGTGGATATGGAATTTTATTTTTAGTTGGCGTAGATAAGCGCATTTGGATCACGCTAGCAGCGATCATAGCTATCTCTGCGCCGGTGCTTTATGATTACGGGCTTAGAGATTATCAAAAAAAGCGCATTGCTGATTTTTTGGGCGAGCCTAGCTATCAGGTGCGCCAAAGTGTGATTGCTATCGGCAATGGCGGACTTTGGGGCAAAAGCGAGGATGAGGCTACTCAAAGTAAATTTAAGTTTTTGCCGATTTCTACTAGCGATTTTATTTTTGCTTATACGATTGAGAGGCACGGTTTTGTGGGTGCGCTTGTGCTTTTGGGGCTTTATGGGGCGTTGATTGCGCATTTTTTATCCTTGGTGTGGCGTTTTAGGCGCGATCATTTTGCTAGTGGAGTTAGTGCTGGTATTGCGATGCTAATTTTTATTTATGTTAGCGTAAATGTGCTAATGACTATCGGCTTTGCGCCGGTGGTGGGTGTGCCGCTGCCGTTTTATAGCTATGGTGGCAGTAGTTTTATTACTTTTATGTGTCTTTTTGGGATAATGCAAAACTTAATTACATTTCGCTATGACCCTGAGTATAATAAGCTTTTAAAAATAAAATTTTAA
- the kdsA gene encoding 3-deoxy-8-phosphooctulonate synthase produces the protein MILIAGPCVIESRDFILQMAEELREIASLPNVDFYFKSSFDKANRTSISSFRGPGLEKGCQILAEVKEKFGYKILTDIHESYQAAPVSKVADALQIPAFLCRQTDLLVAAAKTNAFINIKKGQFLAPQAMKHSLKKVLETRGIKEEPSYEICLENKVCLCERGSSFGYGNLVVDMRSLAIMREYAPVIYDATHSVQMPAGAGETSGGDSSFAPILARAAAAVGVDGFFYETHISPKDALSDGANMLTPAQLKQSLKEVFAIREALKFQ, from the coding sequence ATGATTTTAATTGCTGGGCCTTGCGTAATAGAAAGCCGTGATTTTATTTTACAAATGGCAGAAGAACTAAGAGAAATTGCTAGTTTGCCAAATGTAGATTTTTACTTTAAATCTAGCTTTGATAAGGCAAATCGCACGAGTATTTCAAGCTTTCGTGGTCCTGGACTTGAAAAGGGCTGCCAGATACTAGCCGAGGTTAAAGAAAAATTTGGCTATAAGATTTTAACAGATATCCACGAAAGCTACCAGGCTGCTCCTGTATCAAAGGTCGCTGATGCCTTACAAATCCCAGCGTTTTTGTGTCGCCAGACTGACTTGCTTGTAGCAGCTGCAAAAACCAATGCTTTTATAAACATAAAAAAAGGTCAGTTTCTAGCCCCACAAGCCATGAAGCACAGCCTAAAAAAAGTGCTAGAAACTCGTGGTATTAAAGAGGAACCTAGCTATGAAATCTGCCTTGAGAACAAAGTCTGCCTTTGCGAGCGAGGCAGCAGCTTTGGTTATGGCAACTTAGTAGTAGATATGCGAAGCCTAGCTATAATGCGTGAGTATGCACCTGTAATCTACGATGCCACTCACAGCGTGCAGATGCCAGCAGGAGCTGGGGAGACTAGCGGCGGGGATTCTAGCTTTGCGCCGATTTTGGCTAGAGCTGCTGCGGCTGTGGGCGTGGATGGGTTTTTTTATGAAACGCACATAAGCCCAAAAGACGCTCTAAGCGATGGGGCAAATATGCTTACACCAGCGCAATTAAAGCAAAGCTTAAAAGAAGTTTTTGCCATTAGAGAGGCTTTGAAATTTCAATAG
- a CDS encoding DMT family transporter, whose product MREFNPFLLRHLGIYYMLIASFYNACLGFLAKILSQNLHSFEIVFWRNLIGLFIVLWAIKKAGECDFLRGGHMCLLLFRGFIGVCGMAAFFYNIANAGLSMAFAFYKTAPIFTALIAGFFFAQKLRALSWFAILLGFVGFLLTAQPSGGFALTDIVGIIGGLCSGAALASVHELRKYYKANSIVLSYMIAGALLMAVLLILGELYPKGSGLLKGVKFSFPNAYEWLLLGLVALGGYYFQLYLTKAFAASKKAGIIASISYSDVIFAMIFGLFLGEALPNFIALCGIFVIALSGVLLAKQK is encoded by the coding sequence ATGAGAGAGTTTAATCCATTTTTACTTCGCCACCTTGGTATTTATTATATGCTTATTGCTAGTTTTTACAATGCTTGCCTTGGATTTTTGGCTAAAATTTTAAGTCAAAATCTTCATAGCTTTGAAATAGTTTTTTGGCGCAATCTAATAGGGCTTTTTATCGTGCTTTGGGCGATTAAAAAAGCCGGTGAGTGCGATTTTTTGCGTGGTGGGCATATGTGCTTGCTCTTATTTCGTGGATTTATCGGCGTTTGCGGTATGGCTGCGTTTTTTTATAATATCGCAAATGCTGGGCTTTCTATGGCTTTTGCTTTTTACAAGACAGCACCGATTTTTACAGCTTTGATTGCTGGATTTTTCTTTGCGCAAAAGCTGCGAGCCCTTAGCTGGTTTGCTATATTGCTTGGTTTTGTTGGCTTTTTGCTAACAGCGCAGCCAAGCGGTGGATTTGCGCTAACTGATATTGTTGGCATCATAGGAGGTCTGTGCTCAGGCGCAGCACTAGCAAGCGTCCATGAGCTGCGTAAATACTACAAAGCAAACTCAATCGTGCTTTCATACATGATAGCAGGGGCTTTGCTAATGGCGGTTTTGCTGATTTTAGGCGAGCTTTATCCAAAGGGTAGCGGGCTTTTAAAAGGCGTGAAATTTAGTTTTCCAAATGCTTATGAGTGGCTGCTTTTGGGGCTTGTGGCACTTGGTGGGTATTATTTTCAGCTTTATCTTACAAAGGCTTTTGCTGCTTCAAAAAAAGCTGGGATAATAGCTAGCATTAGTTATAGCGATGTTATTTTTGCTATGATTTTTGGGCTGTTTTTGGGTGAGGCTTTGCCAAATTTCATCGCACTTTGTGGAATTTTTGTAATCGCACTTAGTGGCGTGCTATTAGCTAAGCAAAAATAA
- a CDS encoding DMT family transporter: protein MNTLRLFIIRHLSVYYMLIACFAFSLMGAASKLLSEQVSSVEIVLFRNIIGLAFILAALYRHRNFGKGGAPWLFVFRGVIGSLGLLCFFYNIAHIELGTAFTFQKTAPIFIAVFSYFALKEKLSKLGWVAILLGFIGIVFIMKPSGDMGLIDSIIGLSGGVCMGLAMTSVRKMRKYYSADMIILSFMIFGTIPMAIILALGEYTQSLPAFVMPDSTGLVLALGVGLLGYIYQVYMTKSYRATRKAGIPAAVSYADIVFSMILGVLLGDALPMGFALLGIVVIIFSGLLIAKEK, encoded by the coding sequence ATGAATACTTTAAGATTATTTATTATCAGGCATTTAAGCGTTTATTACATGCTTATTGCTTGTTTTGCGTTTTCTTTGATGGGGGCTGCCTCAAAACTACTTAGCGAGCAAGTAAGCAGCGTAGAGATTGTGCTATTTCGTAATATTATAGGATTAGCATTTATCCTAGCTGCGCTATATAGACACCGCAATTTTGGCAAAGGTGGTGCGCCGTGGCTTTTTGTTTTTCGTGGGGTTATTGGCTCACTTGGACTTCTTTGCTTTTTTTATAATATCGCTCACATCGAGCTTGGCACGGCTTTTACCTTTCAAAAAACAGCACCGATTTTTATAGCTGTTTTTTCATATTTTGCGCTAAAAGAAAAACTATCAAAGCTTGGCTGGGTAGCGATTTTGCTAGGTTTTATCGGTATTGTTTTTATAATGAAACCAAGCGGAGATATGGGGCTAATTGATAGTATAATAGGACTTAGTGGTGGCGTGTGTATGGGGCTTGCTATGACTAGCGTGCGAAAAATGCGAAAATACTACTCGGCTGATATGATAATACTATCATTTATGATTTTTGGCACTATTCCTATGGCTATTATTTTAGCACTTGGTGAATACACCCAGAGTTTGCCTGCTTTTGTGATGCCTGATAGTACTGGCTTGGTTTTAGCACTTGGTGTGGGGCTGCTAGGCTATATATATCAAGTATATATGACAAAATCTTATAGAGCCACTAGAAAAGCAGGAATTCCAGCTGCTGTTAGCTACGCTGATATCGTATTTAGTATGATTTTGGGCGTTTTACTAGGCGATGCTTTACCTATGGGCTTTGCCTTGCTTGGTATAGTCGTGATCATATTTAGCGGACTTTTAATAGCAAAAGAAAAATAA
- a CDS encoding c-type cytochrome, with amino-acid sequence MKHTLLLASVLLAFIACSDKELEEKERLAQSAVRGKVLFEQCVVCHGERAEKSYMEEVPPIKLIDYGMRAQMMKSYRDGTLGKKGIYGLADLKGEVMLRLSDQDMADIDEYIESMKLADEAAEENTK; translated from the coding sequence ATGAAGCACACACTACTTTTAGCAAGCGTACTTCTAGCTTTTATCGCATGTAGCGACAAAGAACTAGAGGAAAAAGAACGCTTAGCTCAAAGCGCTGTTCGTGGAAAAGTTCTTTTTGAACAGTGCGTAGTCTGTCACGGAGAAAGAGCTGAAAAATCATATATGGAAGAAGTCCCACCAATCAAGCTTATAGACTATGGCATGAGAGCACAAATGATGAAATCATATCGTGATGGCACTCTTGGCAAAAAGGGAATTTATGGTCTAGCTGACCTTAAAGGGGAGGTTATGCTGCGTCTTAGCGATCAAGACATGGCTGATATTGATGAGTATATCGAGAGTATGAAACTAGCCGATGAGGCTGCGGAAGAGAATACAAAATAA